Genomic DNA from Hordeum vulgare subsp. vulgare chromosome 2H, MorexV3_pseudomolecules_assembly, whole genome shotgun sequence:
GGAGTGCCGGCGGCCGCGTCGTCGAGGCGGCAGCCGTGCAGAGCTGGCGCTGGCCGGGCGCCGGCGGGGAACCGGGAGCTGGTGCGACGGGCGCTTTCGCCGCCGGCCACGGGCGCGCGTGGCGCGGCACTAAGGAGGTGGAGCTTCCGGCCCATGCCGAGCCGGCTGCGCAACGGATCGTGCTTGACCTCGACGGCATCCCCTGCATCCCCA
This window encodes:
- the LOC123429844 gene encoding uncharacterized protein LOC123429844, coding for MSSTRTFSPAAVAAAQQHVRAARGGLPRPRRPSRPAAGSPGQRSAGSGSDAAWGQAGRSWWGAGGGVPAAASSRRQPCRAGAGRAPAGNRELVRRALSPPATGARGAALRRWSFRPMPSRLRNGSCLTSTASPASPRPS